In the genome of Astatotilapia calliptera chromosome 18, fAstCal1.2, whole genome shotgun sequence, the window aagctctCACATTATTTTAGTCACGGAAAGCCATTACTAACATAAGGTGAGCAGAGTttatttcccccccaaaaattcATTCCTATATTGAATGAGCGTCTGGCCAGTTATGAATACAGGTGGACTTACTAGTTCATTAAATTCAGTGAGACTGTGTCTGTTCCCCGGGGGCTTTCATTGGTGTTATTGATGCTCTGTGAAATTAGCCATTTGTGTTAATTTTTTCCTGGATTTTTTGTCACCTCAACTGTAGCATTATCATTCTTCAAAAGTTGAACATGGTGTACCTTTCCAGGCTTTTCTTGAGTTGGGCACAGAGGAAGCTGCTGTAACTATGGTGAACTACTACACAGCTGTCACACCACAGGTCTGAAGTACAACCTTTTCTATAAGCATTAATGTTTTCCGCTGTTGCTTTAATTCTTAGTAACTAATATGTGGATTTGTATTGTATTCAGGTCAGAAATACTCCAGTCTTCATCCAGTATTCCAACCATAAGGAACTGAAAACAGACTCTGCTCTTAACCAGGTagatggatttatttatttgtatttgtacacTAAAGACTGTCCTTCACCCAGTCCTCGATGAATTAATCTTAAATCACCTTATATTGTtgtgtcttttctctttccatTCAGAGGGCCCAGGCAGTACTGCAGGCAGTGTCAGCAGTTCAGGATGGAAGCTCTCCGTCCTCTGACCCAGGAGTTTTGGACTTAACTCCACCCCCCAGCCCTGTCCTGCGAATTATCATTGACAACATGTTTTATCCTGTCACATTAGATGTTCTACAACAGGTAAAACATGAATACTAAATTTGGCATTATGTTTGGTATTCACAGTCTGGTATTTTCTGATGTTTGGACTACAGGTCAGAAAAAGAGCACAGAAATAAACTAAGGGTGCATATATCCGATATTTCGATCAGATATCCAGTACTGACCCCAAAACTGgatggtaaaaatggtaaatggactggttcttatatagcgcttttctactgagcactcaaagcgctttacaagaTGTCATGACAATGGACTGATCTATAGTTTGAGTCCTTCCTTTcaattctgtgtttgtgtgctatCCAACAGCTAGCTGCAGAGCTAAGGTAGCATAAAGCTAACCTCAGTTATacaaagcagcagcagtttggATGCATTTCTCATTGCCAACAAAGTTTTCTTGCTCAACTGTAAACTGTGGTTAGAGTGACCTGACATGACTGAAAACATAGGATGACACAACTTTGCTTTTTCTCACTTTGTCTCCCTCGTTCACTTTCACTCCTATTATATTCTTTCGTAGAGGCATTACATCAGGTCCCAGAGTGAAGGACATTGGTTTGGTTTAACACTTCATGGGAAGCTTTTATTATGGTAACATAACATGATGTTGTCAACTCACTCATATTATTTGCCTCCAGATCTTTAGCAGTGCCACACTTCAAGTGTCTGTGAGAAGAAAAAGCATTAATTACTGTGACTGTAATTGGTAGCACTATGTAGGCAGGATAGCGACTTAATTTAAAACTGGTATCGCATCATACTCAGCATTGGCAGATGTCCGCAGCCAACGTATTGGATGTTATCTGGAAAAAAATGAATCGGTGCATCCCCACATCATCCCCATAAGACTTTTCAAAAGTTTTTGCTCACTAGTCATTTGTCTATATAGTTTGAAACTGTTATCATAACAAATCTAATTGGTGGGACACTGGTTTAGCTCATTGGGTTGAGCATGTGACCTATATATAGCCTTAATACAGAATCCTGGGTTTGATCTGCCTCGAGGCCATTTACTGTACATTTTGCACGTGGTTTTTCTCCCAGCTTTCGTCTCTTGTCTCCACTGTCCATCATTAAAATTAAGGGGTAAAAAGAcctcaaaatacatttaaaaaaaagaaaaaattgtgAACCTTACTCAGTTTAAGTTTGCTGCTCATGGTTTtatggtgtttgtttgtttttttttcttttcttttcttttcctcttctcaGATCTTCAGTAAGTTTGGGACCGTAATGAAGATTATAACCTTCACCAAGAACAACCAATTCCAGGCTCTTCTGCAGTTCAGTGACCCCGTCAATGCACAGCAAGCTAAACTGGTGGggccacaaatacacaaactggAGCTAACACTCAGAATGCAGACTTACTTATTTCGAATTAGAATGGGAAGCAGATTCCAGGATTCTTggttctgtggaaccagcttccagttttaATTGAGGAGCCAGAcatcctctctacttttaagattaggcttaaaactttaatTTCGATAAAGCATATAGTAAGGGCTGGATCAGATAGCCCTGAATCCTTCCtagttacactgcaataggTCTTTGCCTTCCCATTGTTGTAGAAGCGCAAATAAAGTATGCAGGCAGATGCATAAATGGCTGAcaaaaccagaaaaaacaaTGCTTAATGTGTTGAGCCACTACATGCTGACAGAGTAGCAACAGTGTCTAACACTTTCTTTTCTCCAGGGTTATTAAAGTATATCTCTGTAGGCTTTAGATCTGTCTTTCTATCTGTCGCCATCTATGTACCAAAATACAGTTGTACAACATTGtcgttgttgttattgttgttgttgttattaataaaaataataatctggtACTGACCTCAAAATATGAGTTAGGAAGTGCTTTGCTCTATTGATTTCGTCTGACATCTTAAAAAAATTTCAGTATTTGATACCACAACATTGACtgcatgaacagaatcaacttttggagactaTTGTACaagcttttatttctcttttgttcctTTTACTTCAGTCTTTGGATGGACAGAACATCTATAACTCATGCTGTACTCTGCGGATAGACTTCAGTAAACTGGTCAACGTTAACGTCAAATACAACAATGATAAGAGTCGAGATTACACCAGGCCTGATCTTCCTACAGGAGATGGAGAGTCAACCAACAAGGATCATTCTTTACTGGGTAAATAGACTACCTCCTGAATCCATCTATCAAACATCAACTTATCTGTCCCTCCATTTATCCATAACCCTGTACTGTCACGTTCATAACTCCATTTTTTTGCTTTAGATGGAACACATCCACAAAGAAATTCTTTTGCCAGTCATGGGTCAATTTAAGGAAGTGAATTTGAAGCCAGTTTACCGACACATTATTACAGTTACACTGAATATGTCGTAATCCTTTCCGctctgtatttgtttgtgtatttaagaATAGAGAATAAAGAATGCAGTTAGTCATTATAATAATCAATCAATAAAGGCCAATAAATGCAAGTAAATAGATTGTTTGACCTACAGAGGGATGCATTTAAAATTAACTTTGAAAATTAAAGTGAATAAATGATCTGGCAGACATGTGTGGGTCCCTTCATGTGTATGCCTCCCCAGACAATTATGACCATCCAACTGGAAGCATAAAGTTCTCATTGGATTCTCCAGACCCTTTCAGATCGTTCACATGTGCTCATGATGAACCTGCTTTTTCTAATCTCTGAAAAACACAGTGCGCAAGTGGTTGACCtgccaattctggtattctatgaCGAATCCCAGTCGGGCTCCACAGTGCCAGGCAGTGAGTCCAGGGCCCACTAGAGAACACTGGACCCTAAGCCACCCTTGTGAAGTCTGTTTCTCTTGTTTGGTCAGTTTGGAAATTTACACTACTGGTCTCCTGGAGGTCATTGTGTTGGGCAAGATTTCTGTCTCCCATCTGTGTCTTGGAATCTCCCGAGACTGTCCTGGGAGACATCGGACACTAAGAAACCTTCTGGCCGTGGCACGTATCGATGTGCCATACTGGAGGAGTTGGAATACCTGTCCAATCTCTGTAGGGGCTAGGTATCGCTGGTAGCGTCTCGCTACCAGTAGAGACACTGATAatagcaaaatgcaaaactagttAAAAAACATTAGAAAAGATAAAGAGGAAAACTTGTCAGTGGTCCCTACTTGTAAACCGTTCTTGTCACATTGTTGCCCCActagtgcacctgttgttactttcattaacaccaaagcagctgtaCCTGATTAGCCTTGCCCTTTGCTATTTACctgaccagatcaatatcccaTAAGTATAACTGACTTGGTGCTAGGGTCTGGTCTGAGGTGTTTAAAGTTTCTGGGTAATATTATGAGTTGTCCTCTTTAGCCTGATAAAGTCTAGCACGAAACCGTTACAAAGAAATATATTGCACAAGTCGTTGATGGTGCATGGGAGTCAGTTAGAAATGTGCAATACTTCATACTTTTGCAATTTATGCAGTATCAGACACAAAAGCAACTTTTCGTGTTATTGTCTTCATAAACTTGGTGTTCGTTTCTACTGCCCTTGTGCTCTTCCCTTTTACATTAATGTTATTCATTAATCACTCTGAATATATTCTGCAAAACAATCAACTTTAACACCTTGTTACTGTATTGTGTATTAGGAAGGGGCAAGTATTTGAATTGATCAACCAATCAAGAGTGTGACTTTCAAACAGACCCAGCTTTTTGCAGTGTAGTGCACATTAGTCATTTTGCTGTTTATACAGGATATTGAAAGCTTATTTTTCTCACAGGCTTCCTAAATATGCGTCTTCTGGGTCAGTACAGTAGGTGCACCGGGTCATCTCAACGAACTGCTTATGGTTGGGAAGCATAATGCTTGTTGCCAAATATAGTTGCGGCAAACGACACAAATTCTTACAAGCTTACATTACAAGATTACAAGTTTGTTGTAGTAGCTACAAATTAAACTGTAGACATAGAGAAGTATCTTCCATCTTTGAAGCAAAAGAGATCTTACTTGCATTTATTTCCATCAGGTTGTAGCTGTGGGTCagtttgttacattttatttgagaaGCAAGTTTCTTTCTCTTAGACAAGTACACGTTATTCATAGCAAATGACACCATTTGTATACTGACTTTTGGATGTCCGTAACTTGTCTCTGGTCTTTCTACTTGTACATAAATCATCTCTGTTCCTCTTTTTGTGAGGTGTCAGCTTACAGGTTGCTGGTGTATTGCAGCCGTGCTGTAATGCTGATATATCTTAGATCTCATTTAAGCACagagttctttttttaatgttaattttgtCTCTTCTAATCTGGTGACGATGCAGTATCTGACATGCACTATCTGAGTAGTTTTCGATAAATATTTACTTATTGACTGTAATAACTCATTAAATATAATACTGTTATTTAGGCCAGTATggatttttgtgatatttgtacTCTTTGGTGCTAGGTTAGCTAAGTGTTGTGTGGTATAAATCTAGCTGTTATTGTCTTGTAGGTACCCCATCTGGAGCACTAGCTTCCTACTCTAGTGGAGGAGGTTACtcatcttctctctccctctcccaggGTGGAGGTacctatacttttttttttcttatttttgtttttccatgacTCTGCCTCTGTTACTGCTGCCCTGTCTCCTGTCATGTCCAGCTATGATTACTATAAAAGAATAGTGGTTACGAAATAGGTCGGTTGATTTTGGaactaaatatataaatgagGCAAATAGTGGCCTTAAGAAACTGCTGTTTACCATCTTGTAAACACTTGGGTTCTTTGCAGTCCCCTGTATTATTATAGTTCATCacataataaatgttttttcccaATAATGTGCTGGCATTGATTAACCTGAACTATTTTTATGAGcttttttaatcttatttttaatatttaaatatatgtatagGTTGTGTTAAATTAGCTGAactgtttaaactgtgctttttcagcttaATTTAATAGCAATACTGAGAGTTTCAGAGATTTAAAGATTGCTGCGTTTTGAAGTCTTGAAGAATTTCTCTTTGTAGATTAACTTGTTCTGTTcaccaaaacactgaaatggtTTAAATGCAGGTTGTATGTTATGGCTGttgatttttgtaaaaaaaaaaaaaaatagaaataatattCAGTCAGATGTGTGAAAACTGCTCAtggttgtttttcttccccaTGTTTTAAAATGAGGGGTCTTTGTTGAGAGTGTAAATCTGTGTTGATTCAAATGGCCCTGTTAGTTGAATGCAGTgagatttggggggggggaaatgttATGTGTGCTTCATTGTTGTCGACAGCTACACCTTCCCCCAGCTGTACAGTTACAGCTGTTACCTGTATCCACTAGCATATTTTTATTGGGTATGAAATAAAAGCAACTTGGAAAAAGCTTTAaaggttaattaaaaaaacaaacaaacaactcaaTAATAActtatattatttactgttgTTTTAACTGTTTAGCTGTTATCCATCCACATATGTTCCCCATTTACAGATTACAGCAGCCTTGATCATTCTTTGCTGTATGAATGATGTTGACTTTTGAAGGTTATGGGGCTAACAGCTTTTCTACTGGAAGCCCTGCTTCTCTATGTGGTTTACCTCTATAGAGAAGaagcaaaaatgttaaatggtaTAGTGCAGGTAATGTTCACTTTGGTGACCGTTCCCTTTCATTTCTGTAGTGCCAACAagtactccttttttttttttttttaaagttgagaTAGCTAAAGTTAAATGGCAATTGTCATACCACCAATAACCTCAATCATGTCAGACCCTACCCTGAATTGGTTAGGTTGTccattttgatttcttttcatgtctttttttctttatcacatTTGAGGAATTGTTACATATTTCGCATTTCAGATCACAGTAGTTCTTTCATTTAGAATCTgttaaactgattaaaaataatagCCCTGCCAATGCTTCATGCAGTTAGCTGACAATAAACAAGTGTGTTGGTGTTTCTAGTTTTTGTAGTTTAGTGTCTAATTCTGAGATGTGCCTTCTCTTGTGCTTTCCGAACAGGAGCCATCAGCCCTCTGAGTgcggcagcagcggcagcagcagctgcaggtcGCGTTGCTCTATCAGGATCAGGAGTGTCAGGGGTCCTGTTGGCATCCAACCTAAATGAAGAGGTACACAAACCatgtgcataatgttaaagtaatatttttaagttcTGTAAAATGCACTTATTTGAATTGTTGGATGCTGCTGAGGTTGGTAGTAGTGTAAATTCCTGTGTAGGCTGTGGTTGGATGTGTGCTATGTCTTTTGTGTGCTAAATTTTTCCCATATCTTCCTCCACTTAGCTAAAGTATAATACATCGTCTTGACCCCTAAGCTGTTTCAGGGTTTTCTTCACTTAGCACCAAAACTTTTTTCCCCAGTTAAATTGTCCAGTGTGGATTGGCCTTTAGTGTGGATTGGCCAATTTATCTTGTTTTCAAGAACTTTCTCAGATTCAGGAATGACTGTTAGGGAGTggtgtgagggtgtgtgtgtctgtatatgtgtgtttttgtgtctgtgtgagagagagatgaatCTCCAGATTGATTTTGTTCTCCAAGACCCATCACAAGTCCTAAATTTTACTgtcttaaaatattttcaactACTTCATGTTTGATCCCATTGTGTCTGTCAGATGGTGAGaggtttctctgtaataaacaccTGCATACTtgtatattttttatcataGCATTCTATTTAGTCTTTcaagtttttgttaattttctaAGTGTAAATGTGCAACTATTCTGTCATCTGTTTTTCCAGTATCTTCTGTACCTGTtatctttttctgtgttccatCTCTCTATCAAActccttctcttttcttctctctctgtctgtctttgtcccTCTCTGTATTGAAATGGACTTCTTAGTAAAATAGTGGTTTCACACTTCTACCCTTAGTGCAGGAGCTGTATCCTGACCGTTTCATAAGACCACACAGTTTTCTCTGGTGACCAATCCGCTTGAGAGCAGCAACTTCCACATACACTTGGGAGTCTGCTCAATACAGTCCATTTGTTAAGTAGTGTTTGGGTGTGGTGTGGCCATTCTTCATATTGTAAGTGTTGAACCCAAGTGATGTTT includes:
- the LOC113010442 gene encoding polypyrimidine tract-binding protein 2-like isoform X2, with protein sequence MYGSSPNSMTANGSDSKKQRLDESPPSRVLHIRKLPNEVSETEVIALGLPFGKVTNILMLKGKNQAFLELGTEEAAVTMVNYYTAVTPQVRNTPVFIQYSNHKELKTDSALNQRAQAVLQAVSAVQDGSSPSSDPGVLDLTPPPSPVLRIIIDNMFYPVTLDVLQQIFSKFGTVMKIITFTKNNQFQALLQFSDPVNAQQAKLSLDGQNIYNSCCTLRIDFSKLVNVNVKYNNDKSRDYTRPDLPTGDGESTNKDHSLLGTPSGALASYSSGGGYSSSLSLSQGGGAISPLSAAAAAAAAAGRVALSGSGVSGVLLASNLNEEMVTPQSLFTLFGVYGDVQRVKILYNKKDSALIQLSDGNQAQLAMSHLNGQKVFGKVMRVTLSKHQTVALPREGLDDQLLTKDFSGSPLHRFKKPGSKNFQNIFPPSATLHLSNIRDGVGEDDLRLLFSNSGGTVKAFKFFQDRKMALIQMSSVEEGIQALMDLHNYDMGGNHHLKVSFSKSTI